In Bombus vancouverensis nearcticus chromosome 1, iyBomVanc1_principal, whole genome shotgun sequence, a single genomic region encodes these proteins:
- the LOC117153747 gene encoding uncharacterized protein LOC117153747, with translation MSEITNQHEINQSYWFKWNDYQNHLSDVVRQLLEEDCMVDVTLAAGGERIHAHRIVLCACSTLFREILSQVNEDHPTIILSDISAQDIKSIIEFTYHGEVRVPVENISTLLDAARSLKICGLIEIDGLEETDSVVSNKDFNDNNEEPMTVISEAEENVINALQHSYEDLEDQQKDEVVENSTLNKKKKRRRDTTKRDYSEDMLAAAINDLKAGQTLIEASTKHNIPRSTLYMRAKALGIHLNASRNEYPAECMKAAINAVIGGSSLQHASELFSIPKTVLWRRIQKEGYQILRSEMKRSYGSDKREAAVKALERGENLTKVALEFKIPKTTLFRDKARLVDEGKLPLSFWKKRKTENEELKKSRLEEAVAACKGGKMSQAAASMTYHIPKTTIWRRLQQDGKKSERSLSSRKQRIADSKHNTETKVQEGSDFTYCEVSSEIPITYIDENSIPEDSVIILTAEDMDGLNLEEGRQIIVNSESGQEYVPCAISIEENSNYSQTES, from the exons ATGTCCGAAATTACTAACCAACATGAGATCAATCAGAGTTATTGGTTTAAATGGAATGATTATCAAAACCATCTCTCCGATGTAGTTAGACAACTTTTAGAGGAGGACTGTATGGTAGACGTTACCCTGGCTGCGGGCGGGGAACGTATTCATGCTCATCGCATAGTTCTCTGCGCTTGTAGCACTTTATTTCGA gAAATATTGAGTCAAGTAAATGAAGATCATCCAACAATAATATTAAGCGATATTTCTGCTCAAGATATAAAATCTATTATAGAATTTACTTACCATGGGGAAGTGAGAGTACCAGTTGAAAATATTAGTACCTTATTAGATGCGGCACGTTCACTAAAAATCTGTGGCCTTATTGAA ATTGATGGACTTGAAGAAACTGACTCAGTTGTAAGCAATAAGGattttaatgataataatgaagaGCCAATGACTGTAATTAGCGAGGCTGAAGAAAATGTTATTAATGCGTTGCAACATAGTTATGAAGATTTGGAAGACCAACAAAAAGATGAGGTCGTCGAAAATTCCACtttgaataaaaaaaagaaacgtaggCGCGATACAACAAAAAGAGATTATAGCGAAGATATGTTGGCAGCGGCAATTAATGATTTAAAAGCCGGGCAGACATTAATAGAAGCTTCTACTAAACATAATATACCACGTTCAACTTTGTACATGCGTGCTAAAGCATTAGGTATACATTTAAACGCATCAAGAAACGAATATCCGGCAGAGTGTATGAAAGCTGCTATAAATGCGGTAATTG GTGGATCAAGCCTACAGCATGCATCAGAACTTTTTAGTATACCAAAGACTGTATTATGGAGGAGGATTCAGAAAGAAGGATATCAAATACTACGTTCGGAAATGAAAAGGTCTTATGGATCAGATAAACGGGAAGCTGCAGTTAAGGCTTTAGAAAGAGGAGAGAATTTAACGAAAGTAGCACTTGAATTCAAA ATTCCGAAAACTACTTTATTTAGAGATAAGGCGCGATTGGTAGATGAAGGAAAATTGCCATTATCATTTTGGAAGAAACGTAAGACGGAAAATGAAGAATTGAAAAAATCTCGTTTGGAAGAAGCTGTTGCTGCATGTAAAGGAGGGAAAATGTCGCAAGCAGCAGCATCAATGACTTACCATATTCCAAAAACAACGATATGGAGACGTCTCCAACAAGATGGTAAAAAGTCAGAGCGCTCGTTAAGTTCAAGGAAACAAAGAATAGCTGATTCTAAACATAATACAGAAACAAAGGTACAAGAAGGATCTGATTTTACATATTGCGAG gTTTCGTCAGAAATTCCTATAACTTATATAGATGAAAATAGTATACCTGAAGATTCTGTGATAATATTAACAGCAGAAGATATGGATGGACTTAATTTAGAAGAGGGACGACAAATTATTGTTAACTCA gAATCGGGACAAGAATATGTTCCTTGTGCTATAAGTATTGAAGAAAATTCAAACTATTCACAAACTGAAAGTTAG
- the eIF3i gene encoding eukaryotic translation initiation factor 3 subunit I, whose protein sequence is MKPLMLHGHERAITQIKYNREGDLLFSSSKDKKPNVWYSLNGERLGSFNGHNGSVWCIDINWDTTRFLSGSGDNSLRVWDCQTGKEIGLLHTNSSVRTCSFSYSANLAVYSTDKALGHQCEMFIIDIKNVDAVLSQADAISRIAVNGPKITAILWGALDETIITGHEDGEITLWDVRTRKKMTSVRSHKSQINDMQFNKDGTMFVTASKDNTAKLFDSESLMLLKTYKTERPVNSATISPIFDHVVLGGGQDAMDVTTTSTRQGKFDSRFFHLVFEEEFARLKGHFGPINSLAFHPNGRSFSTGGEDGYVRINTFDQSYFDFHFEY, encoded by the exons atg aAACCTCTAATGTTGCACGGGCACGAACGTGCCATAACGCAAATTAAATACAATAGAGAAGGAGACTTATTATTCTCCTCTAGTAAGGATAAAAAGCCAAATGTTTGGTATTCTTTGAATGGAGAACGCCTTGGATCTTTCAATGGACACAATGGCTCAGTATGGTGTATTGACATTAATTGGGATACAACACGATTTTTATCTGGAAGTGGTGACAATTCACTAAGAGTTTGGGATTGTCAAACTG GAAAAGAAATAGGTTTGCTTCATACAAACAGTTCAGTGAGAACATGTAGCTTTAGTTATTCAGCAAATCTTGCTGTTTACTCTACAGATAAAGCTTTAGGACACCAATGTGAAATGTTTATCATTGATATCAAAAATGTTGATGCAGTATTATCACAAGCAGATGCAATTTCTAGAATTGCTGTGAATGGTCCCAAAATCACTGCTATCTTGTGGGGTGCATTAGATGAAACAATTATTACTGGCCATGAAGATGGTGAAATCACTCTTTGGGATGTTAGA ACAAGAAAAAAGATGACAAGTGTCAGAAGTCACAAATCACAAATAAATGACATGCAATTCAACAAAGATGGCACTATGTTCGTGACTGCTTCAAAAGATAATACTGCTAAACTATTTGACAGTGAATCGTTAATGTTATTAAAAACATACAAAACAGAAAGACCTGTTAATTCTGCTACGATTTCTCCAATTTTTGATCAT GTGGTTCTTGGAGGAGGTCAAGATGCAATGGATGTCACAACAACGTCCACTCGTCAAGGAAAATTCGATTCTCGATTTTTCCATTTAGTATTTGAAGAAGAATTTGCACGTTTAAAAGGACACTTTGGTCCAATTAATTCTCTAGCATTTCACCCTAATGGACGTAGTTTTTCAACAGGTGGAGAAGATGGTTATGTTCGTATTAATACATTTGATCAATCTTATTTTGACTTCCATTTTGAAtactaa
- the Parp1 gene encoding poly-(ADP-ribose) polymerase yields MNPDLPYSVEYAKSSRASCQNCKKNIEKDSLRLAVIVQSPVHDGKVPKWYHPPCFFMKQRPKTTADIANFDNIRWEDQKELQRRIEEASTLPLPASRKGRKRSGGGTAAAGPLHDFLVQYAKSNKSTCKACEEKIVQGEIRVSKKDFESEHGRRYGGIDRWHHLECFAKVRESLQFYESGDSLPGKDELSKDDQKKLKSVLPRIKVDDVPPVKKIKDEPEDAEEEKEMKKQNDELFAIKDKLSSIKKPDLITMLEENEQQIPEGVSAIIDRLSDAICFGALKPCPKCNGQLVYNSGTGYKCTGDLTEWTKCENVMQDPKRKKFVIPSDIKEAYPDLKSLKYKVRKRLIKIAVPSTSSAVKKEDEVDSGPKVEAKPKPLKHMQFFIIGNIGKDRNTLKKEILHLGGEITSKLHENVAAIISTQHEVDKMSKKMEEAKSFNIQVITADFIEEAKKYTKPAISLIEKKTISSWGGDLSNKINVLTEKSNVSKSKGKSTFEKSGSGKMKLQLKKGETVDPDSGLQDCAHVYQEGKNKYNVTLILSDIQTKKNSYYKLQILKHDKKGEYWLFRSWGRIGTTIGGSKVQKLSLEECIAQFEELYTEKSGNCWNQRDNFVKVPGKMYPVDIDYGDDVSTKLDSHIKSELELPIQDLMKLIFDEANMKKVMVEFEIDVEKMPLGKLSKTQIQKAYSVLTDLQEVLKKKDVDSVQLVDASNRFYNLIPHNFGVSELKVLNTMEEIHAKCEMLDALLEMEIAYSLLHTKADATKNPLDTYYKQLNTEIKILDKESEEYKVIKKYVQNTHAATHTLYELEIQDVFVIKRQGEDNRYKPFKKLHNRKLLWHGSRTTNFAGILSQGLRIAPPEAPVTGYMFGKGIYFADMVSKSANYCCTHSGSPTGLLLLCEVALGNMHERYRADYIEKLPSGKHSTWGRGRTQPDPETVYKMKDGVEVPYGVPVSAKLPKKSDLLYNEYIVYDVAQVKAQYLLKMNFKYKE; encoded by the exons ATGAATCCTGATTTACCATATTCTGTCGAATATGCAAAAAGTTCGAGGGCTTCATGCCAAAATTGtaagaaaaatatcgaaaaagaTTCGTTAAGACTCGCCGTTATTGTTCAG AGTCCTGTTCATGATGGAAAGGTACCAAAGTGGTATCATCCGCCTTGTTTTTTCATGAAACAAAGGCCAAAAACTACTGCAGATATTGCTAATTTTGATAATATTCGCTGGGAAGATCAAAAGGAACTTCAAAGGAGAATTG AGGAAGCAAGCACCCTTCCATTGCCTGCAtctagaaaaggaagaaagcgtAGTGGTGGTGGTACTGCTGCTGCAGGTCCATTACATGATTTTTTAGTCCAATATGCAAAATCTAACAAATCAACTTGCAAAGCCTGTGAAGAAAAGATAGTACAGGGTGAGATCAGAGTATCAAAAAAAGATTTTGAAAGTGAACATGGCAGAAGATACGGTGGTATAGATAGATGGCATCATCTTGAATGCTTTGCCAAAGTAAGGGAAAGTTTACAATTTTATGAGAGTGGAGATTCACTTCCTGGCAAAGATGAACTTTCCAAAGATGATCAGAAGAAACTCAAAAGTGTTTTGCCAAGAATTAAGGTAGATGATGTCCCACCTGTTAAGAAAATCAAAGATGAACCAGAAGAtgcagaagaagagaaagaaatgaaaaaacaaAATGATGAATTATTTGCAATTAAAGATAAATTATCCTCTATAAAGAAACCTGACCTCATTACTATGTTAGAAGAAAATGAACAACAAATACCAGAAGGTGTTTCAGct ATAATAGATCGTTTATCGGATGCAATTTGTTTTGGGGCTTTAAAGCCGTGTCCAAAATGTAATGGACAGCTTGTGTATAATTCAGGTACTGGATACAAATGTACTGGAGATTTGACAGAATGGACAAAGTGTGAAAATGTCATGCAAGATcctaaaagaaagaaatttgtaATACCATCTGATATAAAAGAAGCATATCCAGATCT CAAATCTTTGAAATACAAAGTTAGAAAACGACTTATAAAGATAGCTGTACCATCAACATCTAGTGCAGTAAAAAAGGAAGATGAAGTTGATTCTGGACCCAAAGTTGAAGCAAAACCCAAGCCATTAAAGCATATGCAATTCTTTATTATAGGGAACATAGGAAAAGATAGAAATACCTTAAAAAAGGAAATTTTACATCTAGGAGGAGAGATAACTTCAAAACTTCATGAAAATGTAGCTGCTATTATATCAACACAACATGAAGTAGATAAAATGAGTAAAAAGATGGAAGAAGCCAAAAGTTTTAACATTCAAGTTATTACTGCAGACTTCATTGAGGAAgctaaaaaatatacaaaacctGCTATATCGCTCATTGAAAAGAAAACTATTTCAAGTTGGGGAGGTGACTTGTCTAATAAAATTAACGTTCTCACAGAAAAATCGAATGTCTCAAAAAGTAAAGGGAAAAGTACATTTGAAAAATCAGGATCTGGTAAAATGAAATTGCAATTGAAAAAAGGTGAAACTGTTGACCCAGATAGTGGTTTACAAGATTGTGCACATGTATATCAAGAgggtaaaaataagtataatgtTACATTGATACTTTCAGACATacaaactaaaaaaaatagctatTATAAGTTGCAGATTTTAAAGCACGATAAGAAAGGTGAATACTGGTTGTTTAGAAGCTGGGGCAGAATAGGAACTACTATCGGTGGTTCAAAAGTACAGAAATTATCTCTAGAGGAATGTATAGCTCAGTTTGAGGAACTATACACGGAGAAAAGTGGAAACTGTTGGAATCAGAGAGATAATTTTGTTAAAGTACCTGGCAAAATGTACCCGGTGGATATTGATTATGGGGACGATGTATCGACAAAATTAGACTCTCATATTAAGAGTGAATTAGAACTGCCAATTCAAGATTTAATGAAATTGATTTTCGATGAAGCGAATATGAAAAAGGTGATGgttgaatttgaaattgatgtagAAAAAATGCCGCTTGGAAAGTTGTCCAAAACACAAATCCAAAAGGCGTATTCAGTATTAACTGATTTACAAGAAGTATTAAAGAAGAAAGATGTCGATTCGGTTCAATTGGTTGATGCATCCAACAGATTTTATAACCTAATACCTCATAATTTCGGAGTATCCGAGCTTAAAGTCTTGAATACGATGGAAGAAATCCATGCCAAGTGTGAAATGTTAGACGCATTACTTGAAATGGAAATTGCGTATTCGCTTTTGCATACTAAGGCGGATGCAACAAAGAATCCACTCGATACCTATTACAAGCAACTCAAtactgaaattaaaatattggaTAAGGAAAGTGAGGAGTATAAAGTCATTAAAAAATATGTGCAAAATACTCATGCAGCAACTCATACACTGTACGAACTTGAAATTCAAGATGTATTTGTTATTAAGAGACAAGGGGAAGACAATAGATATAAGCCATTCAAGAAATTACACAACAGGAAGTTACTGTGGCATGGTTCTAGAACGACTAACTTTGCTGGTATACTTTCTCAAGGTTTAAGAATAGCGCCACCAGAAGCTCCCGTTACTGGTTATATGTTTGGTAAAGGTATATACTTCGCGGATATGGTTTCCAAATCTGCGAATTATTGTTGTACACACAGTGGAAGCCCTACGGGTTTGTTATTGCTTTGTGAAGTGGCATTAGGTAATATGCATGAACGATATCGTGCAGATTATATTGAAAAGTTACCGAGCGGTAAGCATTCAACATGGGGTCGTGGTCGGACACAACCCGATCCTGAAACTGTTTACAAAATGAAAGACGGTGTTGAAGTTCCATATGGTGTGCCTGTATCTGCTAAATTACCAAAAAAATCTGATTTATTATACAATGAATACATCGTATATGATGTTGCTCAGGTAAAAGCGCAATACTTACTGAAAATGAATTTCAAATACAAAgagtaa